A part of Phoenix dactylifera cultivar Barhee BC4 chromosome 2, palm_55x_up_171113_PBpolish2nd_filt_p, whole genome shotgun sequence genomic DNA contains:
- the LOC103702695 gene encoding scarecrow-like protein 8: MASGFPGRDLRRGFGFGAGSAIQVPPFANRSERGGGGGGAAAAAAGGLLKRSLNEMDRQQQLQLQHALFLRSVKPRTHHASPFSPLSSVGISSSAASSFSSDHSAFTTSSSSSLSASSLSSGLGYARRQHPNPNPNPSPPDLSFSTAATGPAAAPSCVTESENKVTVRNRLLEELERRLLDDEDEDEDVVSASGCSAVTTNEWSEAMQQLLSPPPATVAAQHPLSPSPTTSSSSSTSSSASCSPPSATPSRQMLSDTVAAIVDGNLEAAAANLAVLKRAANPHGDPEQRLTAMMVAALCSRLETPTPSSGALHRPTAELCSTEHLAATQMLHDLSPCFQHALFAANLAILEATRDSPRIHILDFDVGQGSQYMALIQALAERHRHRPSARPPNVKITAVADPTSPFNSFSNGSGGLRMVGDRLAKLAEGFGVGLRFSIVCRRASELDEAALGCEPGEALAVNLAFVLSRVADESVSPANPRDELLRRVRALGPRVVALVEQEMNSNTAPFAARFAEACGHYGALLGSLEATLGRESGKRSLVEACLARKAANSVAREGADRVERCEVFGKWRARMGMAGFRSVPLGPAVSEPVKARLASPGSNPGFTVKEEAGGICFGWSGRVLTVASAWR, from the coding sequence ATGGCGTCTGGGTTCCCGGGGCGCGATCTCCGCCGAGGCTTTGGGTTCGGGGCCGGATCCGCGATCCAGGTGCCTCCGTTCGCGAACCGATCGGagcgcggcggcggcggaggaggagcagCCGCGGCGGCGGCCGGAGGCCTCTTGAAGCGGTCGCTCAACGAGATGGATAGGCAGCAGCAATTGCAGCTCCAGCACGCTCTTTTCCTCCGATCGGTGAAGCCGAGGACCCATCACGCctctcccttctcccctctctcttcggTCGGTATCTCGTCCTCGGCGGCGTCTTCTTTTTCCTCGGATCATTCCGCTTTCAccacctcttcttcttcctccctgtccgcctcttctctttcttccggTTTGGGCTACGCAAGAAGGCAgcacccgaacccgaacccgaacccgagccCGCCGGATCTCTCCTTCTCGACGGCGGCGACGGGGCCAGCTGCGGCGCCGTCTTGTGTGACCGAGTCGGAGAACAAGGTCACGGTGCGGAACCGGCTGCTCGAGGAGCTGGAGAGGCGACTTCTGGACGACGAGGACGAGGACGAGGACGTGGTCAGCGCCTCGGGCTGCTCGGCGGTGACCACCAACGAGTGGAGCGAGGCGATGCAGCAACTCCTCTCGCCGCCGCCGGCGACGGTGGCGGCACAGCACCCGCTCTCCCCTTCGCCCACCACGTCCTCATCCTCCAGCACGTCGTCCTCCGCTTCCTGCTCTCCTCCCTCCGCCACGCCCTCGCGGCAGATGCTCTCCGACACCGTGGCGGCGATCGTGGACGGGAATCTGGAGGCGGCCGCCGCGAATCTCGCGGTCTTGAAGCGGGCCGCGAACCCCCACGGCGATCCCGAGCAGCGGCTCACGGCGATGATGGTGGCCGCTCTGTGCTCGCGGCTCGAGACGCCGACACCGTCGTCCGGAGCGCTTCATCGTCCCACCGCCGAGCTCTGCAGCACCGAGCACCTGGCAGCTACCCAGATGCTCCACGATCTCTCCCCCTGCTTCCAGCACGCCCTCTTCGCTGCCAATCTCGCCATCCTCGAGGCCACCAGGGATTCCCCCAGGATCCACATCCTCGACTTTGACGTCGGTCAGGGAAGCCAGTACATGGCCCTCATCCAGGCCCTCGCGGAGCGCCATCGTCATCGCCCCTCCGCCCGGCCTCCCAACGTCAAGATCACCGCCGTCGCCGACCCGACCTCCCCGTTCAATTCCTTCAGCAACGGCAGCGGCGGGCTGAGGATGGTCGGTGACCGGCTGGCGAAGCTGGCGGAGGGGTTCGGAGTGGGGCTCCGGTTCAGCATCGTGTGCCGTCGGGCGTCGGAGCTGGACGAGGCGGCGCTGGGGTGCGAGCCCGGGGAGGCCCTGGCGGTGAACCTGGCGTTCGTGCTTTCGCGGGTGGCGGACGAGAGCGTCTCGCCGGCGAATCCTCGCGACGAGCTCCTCCGGCGGGTGAGGGCCCTGGGGCCGCGGGTGGTGGCGCTGGTGGAGCAGGAGATGAACAGCAACACGGCGCCCTTCGCGGCGCGGTTCGCGGAGGCGTGCGGGCACTACGGAGCGCTGCTGGGGTCGCTGGAAGCTACGCTGGGGCGGGAAAGCGGGAAGCGTTCGCTGGTGGAGGCCTGCCTCGCTCGGAAGGCGGCCAACTCGGTGGCCCGGGAGGGCGCGGACCGGGTTGAGCGCTGCGAGGTCTTCGGCAAATGGCGGGCGCGCATGGGGATGGCCggtttccggtccgtcccgctCGGCCCGGCCGTGTCTGAGCCGGTCAAGGCCCGGCTCGCATCACCCGGGTCCAACCCGGGTTTCACGGTCAAGGAGGAGGCCGGCGGTATCTGCTTCGGCTGGTCGGGCCGGGTCCTCACCGTCGCTTCCGCATGGCGTTAG